TCTTGGTAACCAGCCAAGCTTTCAAAAACATTGAAATGAGATACGATAATTATTCTTGAATATTCGCTATATTTTCTGAGCACATTTTCAGCTCTGATTTTTAATTCCGCCCAAGATTCATAGGAAATATTTTGCGGGTGTATATTGTTTTTTAGCGTTTCTCTATGTTCTTGCCAACGGCGATCTCTTTCCGATAATTCAATATAACCACCAGATAAGTCTGCACGCCATTCTCGCAAATCGTGTTCAACGAATAATTCTAACCCCAAACTACGATTTAGGATTTCCGCCGTTTGTAATGCTCTGGTATATGGTGACGAGATAATTATTTGCGCATTTTCATTGCGTAATTCTTCCGCAGTCGCACAAATTTGAGGAATTCCAGCGCGATTAAGTGGAGCATAATCTTTTTCAAGTTGACTCATTTGGCGCTCGTCAGATAACGAATAGTCAGGTACGCCATGTCTCACAAATATGACTTCCATTTTTCTCAAAACTCCTTTTTACCGAATCGGGCTAACGCCGCAAACAGTGGCACTTTCACCTTTGCTCTCCATACACATCCACGGTATCGATAAGAATCGTAAGACCCACCTTCGAATCAGAAATACTATAGATATCACTTTCATGTCTATCCTGAGTACGCTTTGGTCCTAAACCTTCTACTTCCATGCTCGATCCCTAAGATGCATAACGCCCCACACAATTGCGCACTTCGCTGAAAGTGAAGCGAATAGATTACTTTTAACCGCAACTGCCGCTGCTAACTGCATCAATTGCAGTGGATTGTTAGTTTACTTTTCGCTCAAATCGCACGATTTAATCACATTGACCAATTCGCACCACAGGTTATAATCTAAAACATATACAAACATGGAGCTCTGTTTATGCGCACACTAACAGCCAATGACGCCAAACGAAACTTCGGTGAACTCCTTTTGAGTGCCCAACGTGAACCCATAAAAATTAGCAAAAACAGCAAAGACGCTGTTGTTGTTATTTCCATTCAAGATTTCGAAGAACTTGAAGCGATGAAAGCTGATTACCTTAAACACTGTTTTGAATCAGCAAAAAAAGATTTAGCCAACGGAAACGTCGTTGATGGTGAAAACTTCCTAAATTCTCTTTAACTTAGCTTTACCTCGATATGCCGAATAAATCTTATAAATTGAGCCGTCTAGCTCAAGGACATTTGCTCAAAATTAAAAATTACACTGTCGAAAATTTTTCAGATACGCAATGGACTAAATATAAAGCGGCTTTACTTACTGCTTTTCAAGCTTTAGCTGATAACCCTGAATTAGGGAAAAATTGTTATGACATTTACCGCAGCGGCTTCTACTTTCATGTGGGTAAGCACACCGCTTACTATACCAAAGAAGATGGCTTTATCCTCATAGTTGCAGTACTGGGGCAATCCCAACTTCCTCAGAAACATCTACATTCATAACGAACTCGCCTCTGAATGTCATTTTGGAGACAATGATACTGATGAAGTAAACTAACGCTGAGAACAGTTGCAAAATATTTGGCGCGTCATTTTGCTCTGCAAAATTCGTGACATGTATTTTGTCAATTGATGCGACTTATAGTTACTCCATTCCACAAGTTCTGGTTTACCAAAACCAATGAAAGGTGGAACATGCTTCTACTGATTACGAATATGCATGCGTAAAGCATTCGATGCTTTTAACAATAGATTCGAATCAGTAGAGGCTACTCGATTTCCTAACGCATACTCAGGGATTGCCGCTTCATCGACTCTCTATAATATCTGCGAGAAACGAGTTTTCAGCACGTTCCAACAATCACTTTACTCTTAGGAGGCTTACCATGAAAGCTTTCTCTCCCTCCGATTTCGCCGTCTTAATTGGTATCGATTGGGCTGACCAAAAACATGACATTTGCGAAATACTTCCTAACCAAAAA
This genomic window from Vibrio tritonius contains:
- a CDS encoding histidine phosphatase family protein; protein product: MEVIFVRHGVPDYSLSDERQMSQLEKDYAPLNRAGIPQICATAEELRNENAQIIISSPYTRALQTAEILNRSLGLELFVEHDLREWRADLSGGYIELSERDRRWQEHRETLKNNIHPQNISYESWAELKIRAENVLRKYSEYSRIIIVSHFNVFESLAGYQECGIDCGSYRQLELV
- a CDS encoding type II toxin-antitoxin system Phd/YefM family antitoxin codes for the protein MRTLTANDAKRNFGELLLSAQREPIKISKNSKDAVVVISIQDFEELEAMKADYLKHCFESAKKDLANGNVVDGENFLNSL
- a CDS encoding type II toxin-antitoxin system RelE/ParE family toxin — translated: MPNKSYKLSRLAQGHLLKIKNYTVENFSDTQWTKYKAALLTAFQALADNPELGKNCYDIYRSGFYFHVGKHTAYYTKEDGFILIVAVLGQSQLPQKHLHS